In Magnolia sinica isolate HGM2019 chromosome 12, MsV1, whole genome shotgun sequence, a single genomic region encodes these proteins:
- the LOC131220347 gene encoding uncharacterized mitochondrial protein AtMg00810-like: MKELGELKHFLRLEIDRSNKGIFLCQQKYAKDLLKKYEMLKCKPIATPMEANARLCSEEGKDLEDTTMYRKIVGSLIYLTLSRPDIVYAIGVVNWFMQTLKKPHLEAVRQILRYVKGTIDLGLLYNKGGACKIVGYCDVDYGGDHDTQR; the protein is encoded by the coding sequence ATGAAGGAACTTGGAGAACTGAAGCATTTTCTTAGGCTGGAGATTGACCGAAGCAACAAAGGCATATTCCTCTGTCAGCAGAAGTATGCCAAAGACCTATTAAAGAAATATGAGATGCTCAAATGCAAGCCAATTGCCACACCTATGGAGGCTAACGCTAGGCTATGTTCGGAAGAAGGAAAAGACTTGGAAGATACAACTATGTACCGAAAAATAGTTGGTAGTCTAATTTACCTTACATTATCGCGACCAGATATAGTTTATGCAATTGGTGTGGTTAACTGGTTCATGCAAACACTAAAGAAGCCGCATCTTGAAGCAGTACGTCAAATACTGAGGTATGTGAAAGGTACAATAGACCTTGGTCTACTGTACAATAAAGGTGGAGCATGCAAGATAGTTGGGTACTGCGATGTTGACTATGGtggtgatcatgacacacaacgATAA